The Oscarella lobularis chromosome 12, ooOscLobu1.1, whole genome shotgun sequence genome window below encodes:
- the LOC136193716 gene encoding signal transducer and activator of transcription 5B-like — MSLWQRTQQLGSAVLRQINALYGPHFPIEVRHYFSAWLESQPWDQMDPDNPAHVPPAKIVVEALIGHLEAKAQELAQQGREDTFFLRFRFEEIAQHFRVMYVRDPLSLVRIVRHCLATELQLAEQSEAGASGSSGQLSDSALVQQQIMKAFDENSLMTQDTEVILKQLQQSQESFLIQYQEMCRLQAMVQKMQNHPDENYRKQQEPYAKKKMEMEVLLSREAESLLEKRGGLVEKFQNNLKLLNTLQHLIVDEELVKWRRSQQLAGSGGSQPGPLDILQSWCEYLAEFIWRNRQQIRQVEMLNAQLPMQRPGSGLMDELTQNVSSSLSALVTSTFVIEKQPPQVLKTQTKFMASVRLLVGGKLNVHMNPPEVIVNIVNEKQARDLLSNKVGDPRLESQTSGDIINNRRVMEYHQASGTLNVTFRNMQLKKIKRPDKKGAEVAVTEEKFTLLFTSRFSIGGGELFFAVRTISLPVVVVVHGNQLPNAEATILWDNFFSEASRVPFHVPDHVPWSMASQALNARFTMSNMRELSADNLEYLSQKALHSAPSAEDQNSRVLSWQAFNKDQLPGRNFTFWEWFYGIMDLVRRHLLGPWQDGLILGFVTKQQAQELLQSRPPGTFLLRFSDSEVGGVTVAWVADNDQGERQVWNLQPWWAKDFAIRSLADRIHDLPQLQFLYPDIPKNTAFGQYYNPLQVDSNSKNTDYVSTILSVTIPGGSGGGSSVATTESVATPASQSSVDLLKIEANKAAVRDSAEMTQAFFNTSLSPQSAGSIQSPEGGSAIGTGDIEAMMDFPAAFSSGSAPTDINEFFQNFQRSS, encoded by the exons ATGTCCCTCTGGCAGCGCACACAGCAGCTAGGCAGCGCCGTCCTTCGGCAAATCAACGCTCTATACGGGCCCCATTTCCCCATCGAAGTCCGACACTATTTCTCCGCTTGGCTCGAATCTCAGCCATG GGATCAAATGGATCCCGACAATCCGGCGCATGTTCCCCcagcgaaaatcgtcgtcgaagctcTTATAGGGCATTTGGAGGCAAAAGCGCAAGAG TTGGCTCAACAGGGGCGTGAAGACACCTTCTTccttcgatttcgatttgaagaaatcgCTCAACACTTCCGG GTTATGTATGTTCGAGATCCTTTGTCTCTCGTCCGAATCGTACGTCATTGTCTCGCTACAGAGTTGCAATTGGCTGAACAAAGCGAAGCC ggtgCATCCGGGTCTTCTGGTCAGCTGAGCGACTCGGCTCTCGTTCAACAACAAATCATGAAAGCTTTCGACGAAAATTCCCTGATGACACAAGACACGGAAGTCATATTGAAACAATTGCAACAATCCCAAGAATCCTTCCTAATTCAATATCAAGAAATGTGTAGACTTCAAG CCATGGtacaaaaaatgcaaaatcaCCCGGATGAGAACTATAGAAAACAACAAGAGCCTTAtgctaagaagaaaatggaaatGGAAGTTCTCCTGTCACGTGAGGCGGAGAGTTTACTTGAAAAAAGAGGC GGTCTAGTTGAGAAATTCCAAAATAATTTGAAATTGTTGAACACGTTGCAACATTTGATTGTAGACGAAGAATTGGTGAAATGGAGAAGATCCCAACAATTGGCCGGAAGTGGGGGCTCACAGCCGGGACCTCTAGACATTCTGCAGTCATG GTGTGAATATTTGGCTGAATTTATTTGGAGAAATCGACAGCAAATACGACAG GTTGAAATGTTGAATGCTCAACTTCCCATGCAACGTCCTGGCTCCGGATTGATGGACGAATTGACGCAGAATGTGTCTAGTTCACTCTCTGCTTTGGTCACAAG TACTTTTGTGATTGAAAAACAACCGCCTCAAGTTCTAAAAACCCAGACAAAATTCATGGCGTCAGTCAG GTTACTGGTTGGCGGAAAATTAAACGTGCACATGAATCCCCCGGAAGTAATAGTGAACATAGTaaa TGAGAAACAGGCGAGAGATTTGCTTAGCAACAAAGTAGGCGACccaag aCTTGAAAGTCAAACAAGCGGAGacataattaataatagaCGA GTGATGGAATATCATCAAGCGTCTGGAACGCTCAACGTCACATTCAGAAACATG caattgaaaaaaatcaagcgACCTGACAAGAAAGGAGCGGAAGTT GCGGTCactgaagaaaaattcaCTTTGCTTTTCACATCGCGCTTTAGCATTGGCGGAGGCGAactcttcttcgccgtcagA ACGATTTCACTTCCggttgttgtcgtcgtccaTGGCAACCAATTGCCCAATGCCGAAGCGACAATTCTATGGGATAATTTCTTCTCTGAAGCC TCGAGGGTCCCCTTTCACGTTCCTGATCACGTTCCCTGGAGCATGGCTAGTCAGGCTTTGAACGCTCGATTCACAATGTCCAATATGCGCGAATTATCCGCCGATAATCTCGAATACTTAAGCCAAAAAGCTCTCCACTCCGCAC CATCCGCTGAGGATCAGAATTCGCGAGTTCTCTCTTGGCAAGCGTTTAACAAAGACCAACTTCCCGGTCGAAATTTCACATTTTGGGAATGGTTCTACGGAATCATGGATCTCGTACGACGTCACTTACTCGGTCCATGGCAAGAcgg ATTAATTCTTGGTTTCGTGACGAAGCAACAGGCTCAAGAACTCCTTCAAAGTCGTCCACCCGGaacgtttctccttcgttttaGCGACTctgaagtgggcggagtgACGGTGGCTTGGGTCGCAGATAACGATCAAGGAGAACGTCAAGTGTGGAATCTACAGCCGTGGTGGGCAAAAGACTTTGCTATACGTTCTCTAGCAGACAG aatTCATGATCTTCCACAATTGCAATTTCTTTATCCAGATATTCCCAAGAATACAGCGTTTGGTCAATATTATAATCCATTGCAAG TTGATTCGAATTCTAAAAATACCGACTacgtttcgacgattctTTCAGTCACAATTCCCGGagg TTCTGGTGGCGGAAGTTCTGTTGCCACAACGGAGAGCGTTGCAACACCGGCATCACAATCTTCCGTT gaTTTGcttaaaatcgaagcgaataAAGCAGCGGTTCGTGACAGCGCCGAAATGACGCAGGCGTTCTTTAACACTTCTCTGAGTCCCCAAAGTGCCGGAAGTATCCAAAGCCCCGAAGGCGGAAGTGCCATTGGAACGGGCGACATTGAGGCAATGATGGACTTTCCCGCCGCTTTTTCAAGTGGATCTGCGCCCACTGATATCAATGAATTCTTTCAAAATTTCCAAAGATCCTCGTGA
- the LOC136193720 gene encoding RIB43A-like with coiled-coils protein 2, with product MHKLDLPIDSREAAARERRRIAEEQRRSRIFDARVRQIGVDLDALSVQVKERRAIESEEKYRNEAFASDMTRNDQIVQLLDARKETDMKKLNHALNDFRKTNQGFETRREFDLNDPESKKKDKPARVNDDDPRSTVSSIQKLQGEDLSHVDRVKMQQEQAREWYRQQIAEKEFLKQEQTFADRMYDKKALEMDQKAQELAEAEVQCRQAINLATKELNLALAQETEAKRRLEKTQEEDNNFTELANHIQGDFLTENPVGAQSALGPGRVISDRWKGMSPQQVAEIRQIQLMQMEEKERLKSLEKRKEIEYEQQALRTAHSGLLLERKVEKTKKQLARELMLENQKLAEEQKQKLEVLEKAVYTNRPTDAYFAQFNTTTR from the exons ATGCACAAACTCGATCTTCCAATCGATTCGCGCGAAGCAGCAGCtcgcgaacggcgtcgaattgCCGAAGAGCAACGCCGAAGTCGAATATTCGACGCGAGAGTTCGCCAGATCGGC GTGGACTTGGACGCACTCAGCGTTCAAGTGAAAGAAAGGAGAGCTATCGAAAGCGAGGAGAAGTATCGAAACGAAGCGTTTg CCTCCGATATGACGCGAAACGACCAAATTGTTCAATTGCTCGACGCTCGCAAGGAAACGGACATGAAAAAACTCAATCAT GCGTTGAACGATTTTCGCAAAACGAATCAGGGATtcgaaacgcgacgcgaaTTCGACTTGAACGATCCggaatcgaagaaaaaagacaaaccAGCGCga gttaacgacgacgatcctcGATCCACAGTATCAAGCATTCAAAAGCTACAAGGAGAG gATTTGAGTCACGTGGATCGCGTTAAAATGCAACAGGAGCAAGCGCGCGAATGGTATCGACAGCAAATTGCCGAGAAAGAATTTCTGAAGCAAGAGCAGACGTTTGCTGATCGAATGTATGATAAGAAAGCCTTAGAAATGGATCAGAAAGCCCAAGAG ttGGCTGAAGCGGAAGTGCAGTGTCGCCAGGCGATTAATTTGGCTACAAAAGAACTCAATCTTGCTCTT GCTCAGGAAAcggaagcgaaacgacgactcgaaaAAACGCAGGAAGAAGATAATAATTTCACTGAATTGGCCAATCACATTCAGGGGGATTTCCTCACAGAGAATCCAGTGGGAGCTCAAAGTGCCCTTGGACCTGGAAG AGTCATCTCTGATCGTTGGAAGGGAATGAGTCCTCAACAAGTTGCTGAAATTAGACaaattcaattaatgcagatggaagaaaaagaa AGATTAAAATCGCTAGAGAAACGTAAGGAAATTGAGTACGAACAACAGGCCTTGCGTACGGCTCACAGCGGACTTTTACTGGAGAGAAAagtcgagaaaacgaagaagcaGTTGGCAAGGGAACTGATGTTGGAGAATCAAAAACTCGCGGAAGAACAGAAACAAAA ACTGGAAGTACTTGAAAAGGCAGTTTACACGAATCGACCGACGGACGCCTATTTCGCTCAATTCAATACAACAACTCGTTAA
- the LOC136193729 gene encoding E3 ubiquitin-protein ligase PPP1R11-like, with protein MATSQQADCSSPTKTEVLYSPPPPPSPPILVLKLRKTKPKSSKKVVWHESAIDNEDMGKKKSKCCCIYQKPRKFNESDSESDDDSSDCDECHGNTYEPPPK; from the exons ATGGCGACTTCGCAACAAGCGGATTGTTCCAGTCCGACAAAGACGGAGGTTCTCTAttctcctccgccgccgccgtcgcctccg ATTCTCGTACTCAAGCTTCGCAAAACGAAGCCGAAATCATCGAAAAAAGTCGTTTGGCACGAAAGCGCCATCGACAACGAAGACATGGGCAAAAAGAAGTCCAAAT GTTGTTGCATCTATCAAAAACCGCGAAAATTCAACGAATCCGATtcggaaagcgacgatgaTTCATCCGATTGCGACGAATGCCACGGAAACACCTACGAACCGCCACCAAAATAG